A region of Sulfuricella denitrificans skB26 DNA encodes the following proteins:
- a CDS encoding sensor domain-containing diguanylate cyclase, with product MTKQVENNEKKIADESYRSISIVLDSLDALVYVSDMEAYEVLLANAYGRSIWGDIRGQTCWKVLQTDQDGPCSFCTNNRLLDETGAPAGVYVWEFQNTVNKRWYQCRDLAIRWIDGRLVRLEIATDITDRKAIEEELLAAKKYAEELSQKDELTGLNNRRVFFERGHNILELAKRSGHSVSVIMMDIDHFKMTNDKYGHAVGDKVLQAVAEPLKRIVREIDIVARIGGEEFAFVLPETCLEDATIMAERLRAEIENLVVTNNEHQIKITASFGLVACEDGNIGIDALLANADEALYIAKRNGRNQIKKYH from the coding sequence ATGACTAAACAGGTGGAAAATAACGAGAAAAAAATTGCCGATGAAAGCTATCGGAGTATATCGATTGTTCTCGATAGCCTCGATGCCTTGGTTTATGTGTCCGATATGGAGGCTTATGAGGTATTGCTTGCCAATGCATATGGAAGATCCATTTGGGGGGATATTCGAGGGCAGACCTGCTGGAAAGTGCTACAAACTGACCAGGATGGCCCGTGTTCTTTTTGTACCAACAATCGTCTGCTGGACGAGACCGGTGCGCCTGCCGGGGTTTATGTCTGGGAATTTCAAAATACCGTAAACAAACGCTGGTATCAGTGCCGTGATCTAGCCATTCGCTGGATTGACGGACGTTTGGTGCGCCTTGAAATTGCTACTGACATCACTGACCGAAAGGCTATAGAAGAAGAGTTGTTGGCCGCAAAAAAATATGCTGAGGAACTGTCTCAAAAAGACGAATTAACCGGACTAAATAATCGGCGCGTATTTTTTGAACGGGGTCACAACATTCTTGAACTGGCAAAAAGATCTGGTCACTCTGTTTCAGTCATAATGATGGATATAGATCATTTCAAAATGACCAATGACAAATATGGTCATGCAGTTGGAGACAAGGTATTGCAGGCAGTGGCCGAACCATTGAAAAGAATTGTTCGAGAAATAGATATTGTTGCTCGTATAGGTGGAGAAGAATTTGCGTTTGTTCTTCCAGAAACCTGTCTTGAAGACGCCACAATTATGGCAGAGCGTTTAAGAGCCGAAATTGAAAATCTTGTTGTAACAAATAATGAGCATCAAATTAAAATTACCGCCAGTTTTGGATTGGTTGCGTGCGAGGACGGCAATATAGGCATTGATGCGCTTTTAGCAAATGCTGATGAAGCACTTTATATCGCTAAAAGGAATGGGCGTAATCAGATTAAAAAATACCATTGA
- a CDS encoding paraquat-inducible protein A: MSSPTFVACLECDLLHRQTQLPSGGEARCTRCGALLYRHAPPDANERALALALTACILFVVANVYPIVGLEVQGTHTSSTLFGAVESLWDDEARTVAVLVFFTTIFVPAAELIGLTWVLVTLRQGARGRGAVAILHFIESVKPWGMVEVFLLGVLVSLVKLAHIAIVEPGVALFSFGALMAFIAAAAAAFDPDAAWKQLETIR; this comes from the coding sequence ATGTCCTCGCCCACATTTGTCGCCTGCCTGGAATGCGACTTGCTGCACCGCCAGACGCAACTGCCGTCCGGTGGCGAGGCACGCTGCACGCGCTGCGGCGCGCTTCTCTACCGGCACGCGCCGCCGGATGCAAACGAGCGGGCGCTTGCGCTAGCGCTTACGGCATGCATTCTCTTCGTGGTCGCCAATGTCTATCCGATTGTCGGGCTGGAAGTGCAGGGCACGCACACCAGCTCGACGCTCTTCGGTGCGGTGGAGTCTTTGTGGGACGACGAGGCACGGACGGTGGCGGTGCTGGTGTTTTTTACCACGATATTCGTGCCGGCAGCAGAGCTCATCGGACTGACCTGGGTGCTGGTGACGCTGCGACAGGGCGCGCGCGGCCGTGGGGCTGTGGCTATCCTCCACTTTATCGAAAGCGTGAAACCGTGGGGCATGGTGGAAGTGTTCCTGCTCGGCGTGCTGGTGTCGCTGGTCAAGCTCGCGCATATCGCGATAGTCGAGCCTGGCGTGGCCCTGTTTTCCTTCGGCGCACTGATGGCGTTTATCGCGGCTGCCGCAGCCGCGTTCGATCCAGATGCCGCCTGGAAGCAACTGGAGACAATTCGGTGA
- a CDS encoding 4-alpha-glucanotransferase yields the protein MNHTLKELQMLDSPGTASLPPAIDPDLAEALRLLDKSDFLLAVHDASFPGVEGEDTGRGSPYGEGGMALARFARALGFTGLQLGPQGQTSPVNHSPYDGTIFSRSIFSLDLKALARNSEWGGLLGEDAWLEMVAGNPRPDGNRVACAYTFDAYAKAVEDIHQRFDAARQRCEPAALRLDVALAAFWQENHWLRDDALYEALSLEHNRLPWRQWPQEGERAQDRVLPASTTADSEKRRRMLEQRHGGLLERYALVQLILLEQHRTFRGQMQALGLKIYGDVQVGLSLRDAWSRQALLLGGYVMGAPPSRTNINGQPWNYPVLDPAHFLSPGGEPGPALVFVAERLGKMLAEFDGLRLDHPHGLVCPWVYRADDPDPYHALQRGARLFSSQDDHPDLAHHAIVHPDQLNRERPAYADDWVRELTPEHESRYAVLMDTLMEQVHAHGRRKEDILCEVLSTETLPLRQVRLRHGLGRFRVTQKADLDDPTDVYRSENAEHQDWVMVGNHDTPSIWRLTKDWQGREEGCKQAAYLARRLRPDAPELLASALASDYRKLAHAKVADLFLSPARHVMLFFADLFGLEETYNVPGTVNEDNWTLRVPTDFARRYEDDRRRGEALNLHAVLALALRSRPEIARARPELIARLEARAGWRID from the coding sequence ATGAATCACACACTCAAGGAGCTTCAGATGCTCGACTCGCCGGGAACGGCGTCCCTCCCGCCCGCCATCGACCCCGATCTCGCCGAGGCGCTAAGGCTGCTGGACAAATCGGACTTTCTGCTGGCTGTGCACGATGCGAGCTTTCCAGGCGTGGAAGGTGAGGACACCGGGCGAGGCAGCCCTTACGGCGAGGGAGGCATGGCACTGGCCCGGTTTGCCCGTGCTTTGGGTTTTACCGGCCTGCAATTGGGACCCCAGGGTCAGACCTCCCCGGTTAATCACTCGCCTTATGATGGCACCATATTCTCCCGTAGCATCTTCTCGCTGGACCTGAAGGCCCTTGCCCGCAACTCCGAGTGGGGTGGCCTGCTGGGTGAGGATGCCTGGCTGGAGATGGTGGCCGGCAACCCTCGCCCCGACGGGAACAGGGTGGCCTGCGCCTACACCTTCGACGCCTATGCAAAAGCGGTGGAGGATATCCATCAGCGCTTCGATGCGGCTCGGCAGCGGTGCGAACCCGCTGCCCTTCGGCTTGACGTAGCGCTCGCCGCCTTCTGGCAGGAGAACCATTGGCTGCGCGACGATGCCCTATACGAGGCCCTGAGCCTGGAGCACAACCGACTTCCCTGGCGGCAATGGCCACAGGAAGGGGAACGTGCTCAGGACCGCGTGCTGCCTGCTTCGACCACTGCTGACAGCGAGAAACGCAGGCGGATGCTGGAACAAAGACATGGTGGCCTGCTGGAGCGTTATGCACTGGTCCAGCTCATTTTGCTCGAACAGCACCGGACCTTCCGGGGCCAGATGCAGGCTTTGGGCCTCAAGATCTACGGTGATGTGCAGGTAGGCTTGTCCCTGCGCGACGCCTGGAGCCGGCAAGCCTTGCTGCTTGGCGGCTATGTCATGGGCGCTCCACCCAGTCGCACCAATATCAATGGCCAGCCCTGGAACTATCCGGTGCTGGACCCGGCCCACTTTCTCAGCCCGGGAGGCGAGCCCGGCCCGGCACTCGTTTTCGTCGCCGAGCGCCTGGGAAAAATGCTGGCGGAGTTCGACGGGCTGCGTCTGGATCATCCTCACGGCCTGGTCTGCCCCTGGGTCTATCGGGCCGACGACCCCGACCCTTATCACGCGCTGCAGCGCGGGGCACGGCTGTTCTCCTCCCAGGACGACCATCCTGATCTCGCCCACCATGCTATCGTGCACCCGGATCAGCTCAACCGGGAACGGCCTGCTTATGCCGACGATTGGGTGCGAGAACTAACGCCTGAGCATGAAAGCCGCTACGCTGTGTTGATGGACACCCTCATGGAGCAGGTGCACGCCCACGGCAGGCGCAAGGAGGACATCCTGTGCGAAGTGCTGTCCACCGAGACTCTGCCCCTCAGACAGGTGCGCTTGCGGCATGGCCTGGGCCGCTTCCGGGTGACCCAGAAGGCCGACCTGGACGATCCCACGGATGTCTATCGCAGCGAGAACGCCGAACATCAGGATTGGGTCATGGTGGGCAACCACGACACGCCGTCCATCTGGCGCCTGACTAAGGACTGGCAGGGGAGAGAGGAGGGATGCAAACAGGCGGCCTATCTCGCCCGCCGCCTGCGTCCGGACGCCCCTGAGTTACTGGCATCTGCCCTGGCCTCCGACTACCGCAAACTGGCCCACGCCAAGGTGGCCGACCTTTTCCTGAGCCCAGCCCGCCACGTCATGTTGTTCTTTGCCGATCTGTTCGGGCTGGAGGAAACCTACAATGTACCGGGCACGGTGAATGAGGATAACTGGACCCTGCGGGTGCCAACGGACTTTGCCCGCCGCTATGAAGATGATCGGCGGCGAGGCGAGGCGCTCAACCTGCACGCGGTGCTGGCGCTGGCCTTGCGCTCGCGACCTGAGATCGCCCGCGCCAGGCCGGAACTCATTGCCCGACTGGAGGCGCGTGCGGGCTGGCGTATCGATTGA
- a CDS encoding discoidin domain-containing protein, with amino-acid sequence MHEKLRKKIMPSATGTAMPVPANTIDIIQHAEVIATSESESRPLDNIVDGSTGPGSSQWVAGSTGPQSLIFKFDAPQNITGIIYEIEEQEIARTQEVCFEVSTDSGAHFREILRHEYNFSPNGSTFQREELKLDLPRITDLKMTIKPDKGNLDCVAKLNYIAFQM; translated from the coding sequence ATGCACGAAAAATTAAGGAAAAAAATCATGCCGTCCGCAACAGGGACAGCCATGCCTGTTCCTGCGAACACCATCGACATCATCCAGCACGCGGAGGTTATCGCCACCTCTGAATCCGAAAGCCGCCCTCTGGACAATATCGTTGACGGCAGCACTGGGCCGGGTAGCTCGCAATGGGTGGCGGGATCTACGGGACCGCAGAGTCTAATTTTCAAATTTGATGCGCCCCAGAACATCACTGGCATCATTTATGAAATCGAGGAACAAGAAATAGCGCGCACGCAGGAAGTCTGTTTTGAAGTATCCACCGATTCCGGCGCCCACTTCCGGGAAATCCTTCGGCACGAATACAATTTCAGTCCGAACGGAAGCACATTTCAAAGAGAGGAACTGAAACTGGATCTTCCTCGAATCACAGACCTGAAAATGACCATTAAACCGGACAAGGGAAACCTTGACTGCGTGGCAAAACTGAACTACATCGCATTCCAGATGTAA
- a CDS encoding PqiC family protein produces MKLGAVLAASLLLTLAACATPAKTRYYTLSGVSPPSATEVTGVPDYRVAIGPVTVPDALDRQQIVLRVAPNRNAILDDERWSEPLKREIPRVLAEEVGQRLPAARVAVYLQYGGQGADYRVLIDVLSFESVPGESITLEAAWSVRNRAGERLREAHSVFVERVNAPGVTPLVSAHAKALDALGREIAEVLDSLTRAKR; encoded by the coding sequence GTGAAGCTTGGAGCCGTGCTGGCCGCATCGCTGCTGCTGACGCTCGCCGCCTGTGCAACGCCGGCGAAGACACGCTACTACACGCTTTCTGGTGTATCGCCGCCGTCGGCGACAGAAGTAACCGGAGTTCCTGACTATCGGGTCGCAATCGGACCGGTAACCGTACCAGATGCGCTGGATCGGCAACAAATCGTGCTCCGTGTCGCGCCGAACCGCAATGCGATTCTGGACGACGAGCGTTGGTCTGAACCCTTGAAACGCGAGATTCCGCGTGTCCTCGCAGAGGAGGTCGGGCAACGGTTGCCAGCGGCGCGCGTCGCAGTGTATTTGCAGTACGGTGGGCAGGGCGCGGATTACCGAGTGTTGATCGACGTACTGAGTTTCGAATCGGTGCCGGGCGAATCCATCACGCTAGAAGCGGCGTGGAGCGTTCGAAACCGTGCCGGCGAACGATTGCGCGAAGCGCATTCCGTCTTCGTCGAACGGGTAAATGCCCCAGGTGTTACCCCACTCGTCAGCGCACATGCAAAAGCGCTCGACGCGCTCGGGCGAGAGATCGCCGAGGTGCTGGATTCGCTCACGCGGGCAAAACGATGA
- a CDS encoding paraquat-inducible protein A: protein MSKAPTAARSGLLACEVCRLVSHAPPPGSDAYCPRCGAMLHMRKPASLARTWAFLIAAIILYVPANTLPIMDTSSLFGTQSDTILSGVAFLWTSGSFVLASLVFFASVMVPLVKMIALAVLAGSVQMRSVAHPRTRTRLYRIIEFAGRWSMLDIYVVTILVALVQVSTFASIHAGPGAAAFGAVVVLTMFAAASFDPRLIWDIQEKES, encoded by the coding sequence GTGAGCAAGGCACCGACCGCAGCCCGAAGTGGCCTGCTTGCATGCGAGGTGTGCCGGCTGGTGAGTCACGCGCCGCCGCCGGGCAGCGATGCATACTGCCCGCGCTGCGGCGCAATGCTGCATATGCGCAAGCCTGCGAGTCTGGCGCGCACATGGGCTTTCCTTATCGCGGCTATAATCCTTTATGTACCGGCCAATACACTGCCTATCATGGACACCAGTTCGCTCTTCGGCACGCAGAGCGATACCATCCTCTCCGGCGTCGCATTCCTGTGGACGTCGGGATCTTTTGTCCTGGCATCGCTCGTGTTTTTTGCCAGCGTGATGGTACCCTTGGTAAAGATGATCGCGCTGGCGGTCCTTGCCGGCTCGGTGCAAATGCGATCTGTCGCGCATCCGCGCACGCGCACGCGGCTTTATCGAATTATCGAATTTGCAGGCCGCTGGTCGATGCTCGATATTTACGTCGTGACGATACTGGTGGCGCTGGTTCAGGTGAGCACGTTCGCCTCGATTCACGCCGGACCTGGCGCAGCCGCGTTCGGCGCGGTGGTGGTGCTGACCATGTTCGCCGCCGCAAGTTTCGACCCACGCTTAATCTGGGACATACAGGAGAAAGAATCATAG
- a CDS encoding PqiB family protein: MSIPEARVKPHRRWSLQLVWLIPIIAALIGGWLAVKAVLDRGPTITISFSTAEGLEPEKTRVKYHNVDIGRVVAIAFSEDGKGVVATVALSKQAKPFLVEDTRFWVVRPRISGTQISGLGTLLSGAYIGMDVGSSSDSRSKFVGLDVPPIVTVDLPGRHFQLRADDLGSLDIGSPVYFRRVQVGSVVAYELDKDGIGVQLRVFVNAPYDRHVKSDTRFWQASGFDVALDASGIRLNTESVASMLLGGVAFQTPTESAQAPPAQGNASFTLYSDQGKALRLPDTAEETYHLVFDESVRGLSVGAPVDFRGVVVGEVVAINVDFDAKNMAVRIPVEVRLYPDRLRGKIKQGTAPHGALIDKLVAHGLRAQLRSGSLLTGQLFVALDFFPNEPKAAVLKHAGYAEIPTAASSLQELQATLLRLARKLDKLPLEATVADARKSLKALESMLAATEGTVKRVDSDLTPQAGRTLADLSRTLSSAEKTLAGIDGLLAEDAPMQHDVRESLREISRAAEAMRSLADYLERNPGAILRGRVEEPAQ; the protein is encoded by the coding sequence ATGTCCATCCCGGAAGCCCGCGTGAAACCGCACCGTCGCTGGTCGCTGCAGCTGGTGTGGCTGATTCCGATCATCGCGGCGCTGATTGGCGGCTGGCTCGCTGTCAAGGCAGTGCTCGATCGTGGTCCGACGATCACTATCAGTTTCAGTACCGCTGAAGGGCTGGAACCGGAGAAGACGCGCGTCAAATACCACAACGTGGACATCGGTCGTGTCGTTGCTATCGCGTTCTCGGAAGACGGCAAGGGGGTCGTCGCCACAGTGGCCCTCAGCAAGCAGGCCAAGCCCTTCCTCGTCGAAGATACCCGTTTCTGGGTGGTGCGCCCGCGCATTTCGGGGACACAGATATCCGGCCTGGGTACGCTGCTCTCGGGCGCCTATATCGGCATGGACGTGGGTTCCTCGAGTGATTCAAGGAGTAAGTTCGTCGGGCTCGATGTGCCGCCGATCGTCACCGTCGACCTGCCCGGGCGTCATTTCCAGTTGCGTGCCGATGATCTAGGCTCGCTGGATATCGGCTCGCCGGTTTACTTCCGGCGCGTCCAGGTCGGCTCGGTCGTCGCCTATGAACTCGACAAAGACGGCATAGGCGTGCAGCTGCGCGTGTTCGTCAACGCGCCCTACGACCGCCATGTCAAGTCAGATACACGTTTCTGGCAGGCGAGCGGCTTTGATGTTGCGCTCGATGCAAGCGGTATTCGGCTGAACACCGAATCGGTCGCGTCGATGTTGCTCGGGGGTGTCGCTTTTCAGACGCCGACCGAATCTGCGCAGGCACCCCCGGCGCAAGGGAACGCAAGCTTCACGCTCTATTCAGACCAGGGCAAGGCGCTGCGTCTGCCCGATACCGCCGAAGAGACCTACCATCTGGTGTTCGATGAATCGGTGCGCGGGCTCTCCGTCGGTGCGCCGGTGGATTTCCGCGGCGTGGTGGTGGGCGAAGTTGTCGCCATCAACGTCGACTTCGACGCAAAGAACATGGCTGTGCGCATTCCCGTTGAAGTGCGGCTTTATCCGGACCGGCTGCGCGGCAAGATTAAGCAGGGCACTGCGCCGCACGGCGCGCTCATCGATAAGCTCGTTGCGCACGGCCTGCGCGCGCAACTGCGCAGCGGCAGCCTGCTCACCGGCCAGCTCTTTGTCGCGCTCGATTTCTTTCCCAACGAACCGAAGGCGGCAGTGTTGAAGCACGCTGGCTATGCCGAGATTCCGACTGCGGCCAGCAGTCTTCAGGAACTGCAGGCAACGCTGCTGCGGCTTGCACGCAAGCTGGACAAGCTGCCGCTGGAGGCCACGGTCGCCGATGCGCGCAAGTCGCTGAAGGCACTTGAAAGCATGCTTGCTGCAACCGAGGGCACCGTGAAACGGGTCGACAGCGATCTCACACCGCAGGCAGGGCGCACCTTGGCCGATCTGAGCCGCACGCTGTCGAGCGCGGAGAAGACGCTCGCCGGCATCGATGGTTTGCTTGCCGAAGATGCGCCCATGCAGCACGACGTGCGCGAGTCATTACGTGAAATCTCGCGAGCGGCGGAGGCGATGCGCAGTCTGGCAGATTACCTTGAGCGCAACCCCGGCGCGATCCTTCGCGGCCGTGTCGAGGAGCCAGCACAGTGA